Proteins found in one Candidatus Poribacteria bacterium genomic segment:
- a CDS encoding ABC transporter permease: protein MRRSLSYFWRIQLAVLLGAAVATAVLTGALLVGDSVRGSLRDLTLDRLGRIDYALVSEHFFREELATDLSHKLEGEPQFHQETVPAILLNGTAINAETKARASRIQIQGIDERFAGLWKDASSQSAPSLEKQPGQLFPSVHINQSLQNELDIKVGEQLLLSFERHSDIHREFLLGHRDSSDVLQTLRLTVTKILPDRGIGTFGLRPNQSRPLNAYLPLTVLQKTLGSETKVNAIFASTASSNSSDLTAADILSALQNKLNQALKLEDLGLILRHVSSDSIGGVGYLSLESTQFLLKPDIIEAARAVAIERRTLFLPILTYLANTIAANERTIPYSTITGLDIQRAFSLELTDGSAAPPLADDEILLNEWAAIDLGAEVGDEVNVSYYIVGPREALLTRGAQFRLKGVVAIKGLAADRGLTPVFPGIHEAEDMSEWNAPFPIDLNRIRPKDEVYWDLFRATPKAFVSDGIAQQLWRSRFGDLTAVQIRTVLGADLQTTQTSFQRRLLDKIRPEQVGLVFQPVKADGLAAATGSTDFSGLFIGFSLFLIVSAALLVGLLFRLGVEQRANEIGILLAAGYPISTVRRRFMKEGGLIAGIGGLVGLGGGVVYAWLLMAGLRTWWLAAVGTPFLSLHINLLSLVLGYLIALIVVLFSIGWTVRRLGKVPIPALIAGGVGTGGLSSRSAGVSTRSRILAFASLGLALGLTIFALISEATASVGLFFGSGVLLLIAGLTFFSIWLRSGGRAASQPRVAVTVQMGIKNSGRHPGRSMLCAALVGSACFVIVAVGANRHVERKQEGIPQKESGTGGFALVAESDIPLHHDLNSQDGRFELGFSESDSDATADTHVFPFRLLPGEDASCLNLYRPQKPRILGASRDFIGRGGFQFQGITTAKENPWELLQDELEPGVIPAIGDYNSAQWILHLGIGDELSIQDESGEQLKLRLVGVLQRSIFQSELLISEANFKKHFPSQSGYAYFLIQPPSVPNPAAFSESAEHIGHTLERMLEDYGLDVTSTTEKLASYRAVENTYLSTFQTLGGLGLLLGTLGLGIILLRNVIERSGELATLRAFGFRRSTLSLMLLWENGFLLLIGILIGTVSALTAVSPHLTDPGAQVPWLSLTITLVSVFLVGMIASAIAVYFALHRPLLPGLKHDA, encoded by the coding sequence ATGCGCCGAAGTTTAAGCTATTTTTGGCGAATTCAGCTCGCTGTATTGCTTGGTGCCGCAGTGGCAACCGCGGTGTTGACTGGGGCCCTGCTCGTCGGTGATTCCGTCCGGGGCAGCCTCCGGGATCTCACCTTGGACCGGTTAGGGCGGATCGATTACGCGCTCGTGTCGGAGCATTTCTTCCGTGAAGAGCTAGCAACTGATCTGTCGCACAAATTGGAAGGCGAACCACAATTTCATCAGGAAACAGTACCAGCGATTCTTTTGAACGGCACTGCGATCAATGCCGAGACCAAGGCGCGCGCCTCTCGTATCCAGATCCAAGGAATTGATGAGCGATTTGCAGGTTTGTGGAAGGACGCTTCCAGTCAATCTGCTCCCTCTTTGGAGAAGCAGCCGGGACAACTCTTTCCATCAGTCCATATCAACCAATCCCTCCAAAACGAATTGGATATAAAAGTTGGTGAGCAGCTCCTCCTCTCCTTTGAAAGACACAGCGATATCCATCGCGAATTTTTGCTCGGTCACCGAGATTCGTCGGATGTCCTCCAAACCCTTCGACTCACTGTCACGAAAATCCTGCCGGATCGTGGTATCGGCACCTTCGGCTTGCGTCCTAATCAAAGCCGTCCGCTAAATGCCTATCTCCCTCTGACGGTTTTGCAGAAAACCCTCGGAAGTGAGACAAAGGTCAACGCGATTTTCGCTTCTACAGCATCTTCCAACTCATCCGACCTTACCGCAGCGGATATTCTGTCCGCTCTACAAAATAAGTTGAATCAGGCTTTGAAGTTAGAGGACCTCGGATTGATATTGCGCCATGTCTCTTCCGATTCCATTGGAGGCGTGGGTTACCTCTCCCTCGAAAGTACACAATTTCTGCTCAAGCCGGATATCATTGAGGCTGCCAGAGCTGTCGCGATTGAGCGGCGGACGCTGTTTCTGCCAATCCTGACCTACCTTGCTAACACCATTGCCGCCAATGAACGAACGATTCCCTACTCAACGATTACGGGACTAGATATCCAACGTGCCTTTTCCCTTGAATTAACCGATGGTTCAGCTGCCCCTCCACTCGCTGATGACGAAATCCTTCTCAACGAATGGGCTGCCATAGATTTGGGTGCAGAGGTTGGAGATGAGGTTAATGTGAGCTATTACATTGTGGGGCCGAGAGAAGCGTTGTTGACACGAGGCGCACAGTTCCGCTTGAAGGGAGTTGTTGCGATAAAGGGGTTAGCCGCTGATCGAGGACTGACGCCAGTGTTTCCGGGGATTCATGAAGCGGAGGATATGTCCGAATGGAACGCGCCCTTTCCGATAGATCTCAACCGGATTCGCCCCAAAGATGAAGTATACTGGGATCTTTTCCGTGCAACGCCCAAAGCGTTTGTATCAGACGGAATAGCGCAACAGTTGTGGCGTAGCAGGTTCGGAGATTTAACTGCTGTTCAGATTAGAACAGTCTTGGGTGCCGACCTTCAAACAACCCAAACCAGTTTTCAGAGGCGATTGCTAGATAAAATCCGTCCAGAACAGGTCGGTTTGGTATTTCAACCCGTCAAAGCGGACGGTTTAGCAGCTGCCACGGGGTCAACAGATTTTAGCGGCCTCTTTATTGGATTCAGTCTGTTTCTCATCGTATCCGCCGCCCTTCTGGTGGGGCTGCTTTTCAGACTCGGTGTCGAACAACGGGCAAATGAAATCGGTATTCTACTGGCTGCCGGATATCCTATTTCAACCGTCCGGCGGCGTTTTATGAAAGAGGGAGGATTGATCGCTGGAATTGGCGGCTTAGTCGGGTTGGGAGGAGGTGTCGTCTACGCATGGTTGCTGATGGCTGGGTTACGAACGTGGTGGTTGGCAGCGGTGGGGACACCTTTCCTTTCTTTACATATCAATCTATTAAGTTTGGTCTTGGGCTATCTGATTGCCCTTATCGTAGTCCTATTTTCGATCGGTTGGACCGTTCGGCGGCTTGGAAAGGTTCCGATTCCTGCGCTGATAGCCGGAGGCGTGGGAACTGGGGGACTCTCCAGCCGAAGTGCGGGTGTCAGCACCCGAAGCCGAATCCTTGCCTTTGCTAGTTTGGGACTCGCCCTCGGTTTGACGATATTCGCCCTTATCTCTGAGGCTACCGCTTCGGTGGGTCTCTTTTTCGGCAGCGGGGTGCTATTACTGATTGCAGGGTTGACTTTCTTCTCCATATGGTTGCGGTCAGGTGGGCGAGCAGCAAGTCAACCGCGGGTTGCCGTAACAGTGCAGATGGGGATCAAAAATAGTGGGCGTCATCCGGGTCGCAGTATGCTCTGTGCAGCGTTGGTTGGCTCTGCCTGCTTTGTGATCGTTGCTGTGGGGGCAAACCGTCATGTTGAACGAAAACAGGAAGGCATTCCACAAAAGGAATCGGGCACCGGCGGGTTTGCTTTAGTCGCCGAATCCGACATCCCGTTGCATCATGACCTCAACTCTCAGGATGGACGATTTGAGTTGGGATTTTCTGAATCCGACTCGGACGCCACAGCGGACACCCATGTCTTTCCGTTCCGCCTTCTTCCGGGGGAAGATGCAAGTTGCCTCAACCTTTATCGCCCTCAAAAACCTCGAATTCTGGGGGCTTCAAGGGATTTTATTGGACGAGGTGGATTTCAATTTCAGGGGATAACCACCGCGAAGGAAAATCCGTGGGAGTTACTGCAAGATGAACTGGAACCGGGTGTCATTCCAGCTATTGGGGATTACAATTCAGCCCAATGGATCTTACACCTTGGGATTGGCGACGAATTGAGCATCCAAGACGAATCAGGAGAACAATTAAAACTTCGTTTAGTGGGCGTTTTACAGCGCAGTATCTTCCAGAGCGAGCTGCTAATCTCGGAAGCCAATTTCAAGAAACATTTTCCAAGCCAAAGTGGATATGCGTATTTCTTAATTCAGCCCCCTTCAGTCCCCAATCCTGCGGCATTCTCCGAAAGCGCAGAACACATCGGGCACACACTGGAAAGGATGTTGGAAGATTACGGCTTGGATGTCACATCAACGACCGAAAAATTAGCCAGCTATCGCGCCGTTGAAAATACCTATCTCTCTACTTTCCAGACACTCGGTGGGCTTGGATTGCTTCTCGGCACACTCGGTTTAGGAATTATTTTGCTGAGAAACGTCATTGAGCGAAGTGGAGAGTTAGCAACCCTGCGCGCCTTCGGTTTTCGGAGATCTACCCTGTCGTTGATGCTGCTGTGGGAAAACGGCTTTCTCCTATTAATCGGGATTCTGATTGGCACCGTTTCCGCGCTCACCGCGGTATCACCGCACCTGACCGACCCAGGAGCTCAAGTACCTTGGCTTTCACTTACGATCACGTTGGTTTCGGTTTTTCTAGTTGGTATGATTGCCAGTGCTATCGCTGTCTACTTTGCCCTGCACAGACCGCTGCTGCCCGGGCTCAAACACGACGCTTGA
- a CDS encoding phytanoyl-CoA dioxygenase family protein: MTGEEKFTFDLEGYLIIKNVLSADEVAEMNEIADRVFPPEGDDTRYRRTSRVSHWGEPFKNLIDHPKVLPYLIELMGPKVRLDHDYCIFMNEGGESGRLHGGPEVVGDHWYKYWDGVMRNGLSVITYFLTDAAEGDGGFACVPGSHKTNFLSSLPDDIRNYERPAHYVVQPAVEAGDALFFTEALIHGTMQWRAKHERRSLLYKYSPGHSAWSDNYYDLDAFDNLTAQQKRMLLPPSIGSRPDVVQEV; encoded by the coding sequence ATGACTGGTGAAGAAAAATTCACCTTCGACCTAGAAGGCTACCTCATTATCAAGAATGTCTTGTCCGCTGATGAAGTTGCGGAGATGAACGAAATCGCCGATCGCGTTTTTCCTCCCGAAGGCGATGACACGCGCTACCGCCGCACAAGTCGCGTTTCGCACTGGGGGGAACCGTTCAAAAATCTGATAGATCACCCCAAGGTACTGCCCTACCTAATTGAGCTAATGGGTCCCAAGGTCCGACTCGACCACGACTACTGCATCTTCATGAACGAAGGCGGCGAGAGCGGTCGCCTGCACGGGGGTCCCGAAGTTGTCGGCGATCACTGGTACAAATACTGGGACGGGGTGATGCGCAATGGGTTGAGCGTCATCACATACTTTCTGACAGATGCAGCAGAAGGCGATGGCGGATTTGCTTGTGTTCCAGGCAGCCATAAAACCAATTTTCTGTCAAGCCTGCCCGACGATATCCGCAATTACGAACGTCCTGCCCACTATGTCGTTCAGCCGGCAGTCGAAGCGGGCGATGCCCTCTTTTTCACAGAGGCGCTTATTCATGGGACAATGCAGTGGCGTGCCAAACATGAGCGGCGATCCTTGCTCTACAAGTATAGCCCTGGACACTCGGCATGGTCGGACAACTACTACGATCTGGATGCATTCGACAACCTAACGGCGCAGCAGAAGCGGATGCTGCTGCCGCCTTCTATCGGCAGCAGACCCGATGTTGTTCAGGAGGTGTAG
- a CDS encoding insulinase family protein, translating to MYRSKQILSRLSIHALILCLIASTGWAGYKRINEPNPDDPMAVDIYQLDNGLTVYLTENREEPRFYAEISVRAGSKHDPSDATGIAHYLEHMLFKGTQNFGTLDYENEKPHLDRITDLYEQHFHETDPEKRKEIYAAINETAQLATQYGIPNELDKLYKAMGGRGVNAHTWVEETVYKVDLPANRLKQWAIIESDRFIDPVFRLFQTELETVYEEKNRSMDSKGRIISEAVRDLLYKKHPYGQQTTLGSVEHLKNPSLKQMYQFYHTYYVPNNMAIHISGDIDSKQTIG from the coding sequence ATGTATCGAAGCAAACAAATCTTATCTCGCCTCTCCATTCATGCCTTAATTCTTTGCTTAATTGCTTCCACCGGCTGGGCTGGTTATAAACGGATTAACGAACCGAACCCAGACGACCCAATGGCAGTCGATATTTATCAGTTGGACAACGGATTGACTGTCTACCTCACCGAAAACCGTGAAGAACCACGGTTCTACGCGGAGATTTCAGTCCGCGCCGGCAGCAAGCATGACCCGTCAGACGCAACCGGCATCGCTCACTATCTAGAACACATGCTCTTCAAGGGGACACAAAATTTCGGCACTCTCGACTACGAAAACGAGAAACCGCATCTGGATAGAATCACAGATCTCTATGAACAGCATTTCCACGAAACTGATCCAGAAAAACGGAAGGAGATCTACGCTGCAATTAACGAGACGGCGCAGCTCGCCACCCAATATGGCATCCCCAATGAACTTGATAAGCTATACAAAGCGATGGGTGGACGCGGGGTGAATGCGCATACGTGGGTGGAGGAGACCGTCTATAAGGTCGATCTGCCCGCTAACCGCCTGAAACAGTGGGCGATCATTGAATCAGATCGCTTCATTGATCCGGTTTTCCGCCTCTTCCAGACCGAACTTGAAACGGTGTATGAGGAAAAGAACCGGTCGATGGACAGCAAAGGCCGTATCATCAGTGAAGCCGTCAGGGATCTGCTTTATAAAAAGCACCCGTATGGGCAGCAGACAACCCTCGGTTCAGTCGAACATCTGAAAAACCCATCTCTGAAGCAGATGTACCAATTCTACCATACCTACTATGTGCCCAATAACATGGCAATCCACATCTCCGGCGACATTGACAGCAAGCAGACTATCGGCAT